A single window of Sparus aurata chromosome 12, fSpaAur1.1, whole genome shotgun sequence DNA harbors:
- the dab2ipb gene encoding disabled homolog 2-interacting protein isoform X12, with translation MPGSSSDKTAPTMEATSTAATPFRVTVSTGFLSRRLKGSIKRTKSQPKLDRNSSFRHILPGFRSVDNDRSHLMPRLKESRSHESLLSPSSAVEALDLSMEDEVVIKPVHSSILGQDYCFEVTTSTGSKCFSCRSSAERDKWMENLRRAVQPNKDNSRRVENMLKLWIIEAKDLPAKKKYFCELCLDDSLYARTTCKLKTDNVFWGEHFEFNNLPAVKSITAHLYKDTDKKKKKDKNNYIGLVNIPVAAVTGRQFMEKWYPVSTPNPTKGKTSGPMIRIKARYQSMNILPMEMYKEFAEYTTNNYMLLCSVLEPGISVKNKEEMACALVHILQSTGKAKDFLTDLMMSEVDRCGENEHLIFRENTLATKAIEEYLKLVGQKYLQDALGEFIKALYESDENCEVDPSKCSSGDLPEHQSNLKMCCELAFCKIINSYCVFPRELKEVFASWRQECSNRGRPDISERLISASLFLRFLCPAIMSPSLFNLMQEYPDDRTARTLTLIAKVTQNLANFTKFGNKEEYMSFMNQFLEHEWTNMQRFLLEISNPETISNTAGFEGYIDLGRELSTLHSLLSEVVSQMDQSAASKLGPLPRILREVNTALLNPSCVQITTGQSSDHMGSPPAEAGCSISTGLQKMVIDNDLSGLVDFTRLPSPTPENKDLFFVTRSSGIQPSPARSSSYSETNEPDLGMSNGSKSLSMVDLQDPRSLEGGPGPSTSDGLGEGPAPGGGWSARVPQGNIPGGPTLRRPGQNPTTMGNESTPGRPAQLLAPLSFQNPVYQMAACLPVSPRGVTDSGSECHSSVSSHSNNEDGPAGGKHTFLNHGGGGGGGGGGGGSSGDEYTRRSGEFNRRQLSLTETQHQPTVPRQNSAGPQRRIDQPPPQSITRGRTPPNLNSGPYPRPSSGNMMTSSPDWPGAGARLRQQSSSSKGDSPETKQRAQHKQAPSPVNPSALDRTAAWLLNMNVQYLDHEGMEPESLRNREDLTQVEKYQQEIAVLQEKLRASVQKLEEYEARLKGQDEQAQKVLMEYQARLEESEERLRRQQDDKDLQMKGIISRLMSVEEELKKDHSDMQAVVDSKQKIIDAQEKRIASLDAANARLMSALTQLKERYSMQTRNGISPTNPTKLQITENGEFRNSSNC, from the exons ATCTCATCTGATGCCAAGGCTGAAGGAGTCTCGCTCCCATGAGTCATTGCTCAGCCCCAGTAGCGCTGTGGAAGCACTGGACTTAAGTATGGAGGACGAGGTTGTCATCAAGCCTGTTCACAGCAGCATCCTCGGGCAGGACTACTGCTTTGAG GTCACCACCTCCACAGGAAGCAAATGTTTTTCCTGCCGTTCATCAGCCGAGAGAGACAAATGGATGGAGAATCTGAGGCGAGCAGTGCAGCCCAACAAG GACAACAGTCGGCGGGTGGAGAACATGCTGAAGCTGTGGATCATCGAGGCTAAGGACCTGCCGGCCAAAAAGAAATACTTCTGCGAGCTCTGTCTGGATGACTCACTCTACGCCCGCACCACCTGTAAACTCAAGACTGACAATGTGTTCTGGGGAGAGCACTTTGAGTTCAATAACCTGCCTGCTGTCAAGAGCATCACGGCCCACCTTTACAAAGACAcggacaagaagaaaaagaaagataaaaacaattACATCGGACTCGTCAACATCCCCGTCGCTGCCGTTACCGGACGACAGTTCATGGAGAAGTGGTATCCAGTCAGCACGCCCAACCCCACCAAGGGCAAGACGTCCGGGCCCATGATCAGAATCAAAGCGCGCTATCAGAGTATGAACATCCTTCCCATGGAGATGTACAAAGAGTTTGCAGAGTACACCACCAATAACTACATGCTGCTATGCTCGGTGCTCGAGCCCGGGATCAGCGTCAAGAACAAAGAGGAGATGGCGTGTGCGCTGGTCCACATCCTACAGAGCACCGGCAAGGCCAAG GACTTCCTCACAGACTTGATGATGTCGGAGGTGGATCGCTGCGGGGAGAACGAGCACCTCATCTTCAGAGAGAACACGCTAGCAACAAAGGCCATAGAGGAATACCTCAAACTGGTGGGACAGAAGTACCTGCAGGACGCCCTCG GTGAGTTCATCAAGGCTCTGTACGAGTCAGACGAGAACTGTGAGGTGGATCCGTCCAAGTGTTCGTCAGGTGACCTGCCGGAACACCAGAGCAACCTGAAGATGTGCTGCGAGTTGGCCTTCTGCAAAATCATCAACTCATACTG CGTCTTTCCACGAGAGCTGAAAGAGGTGTTTGCGTCATGGCGGCAGGAATGCAGCAACAGGGGTCGACCGGACATCAGCGAGCGTTTGATCAGCGCGTCCTTGTTCCTGCGGTTTCTCTGTCCGGCCATCATGTCCCCCTCGCTTTTCAATTTGATGCAGGAGTACCCGGACGACCGCACAGCACGGACGCTCACCCTCATCGCTAAGGTCACCCAGAACCTGGCAAACTTCACCAA ATTTGGTAACAAGGAGGAGTACATGTCCTTCATGAACCAGTTCTTGGAGCACGAGTGGACCAATATGCAGCGCTTCCTGCTCGAAATCTCCAACCCGGAAACGATCTCCAACACGGCGGGCTTCGAGGGGTACATCGACCTCGGCAGGGAACTCTCCACCCTGCACTCCCTCCTCTCTGAGGTGGTGTCCCAGATGGACCAG AGTGCAGCCTCCAAGCTGGGTCCTCTGCCCAGGATCCTGCGGGAGGTGAACACGGCTCTGCTGAACCCGTCCTGCGTCCAGATTACAACCGGACAGTCCTCAGACCACATGGGATCGCCTCCCGCTGAGGCCGGCTGCAGCATCTCCACCGGCCTGCAGAAAATGGTCATAGACAACGACCTTTCAGG ATTAGTTGACTTCACCAGGTTACCCTCCCCTACCCCAGAAAATAAGGACCTATTCTTTGTGACGAGGAGCTCAGGGATCCAGCCTTCCCCGGCGCGCAGTTCGAGCTACTCTGAGACCAACGAACCGGACCTGGGCATGTCCAATGGCAGCAAGAGTCTGTCCATGGTGGACCTCCAGGACCCCCGCAGTCTGGAAGGTGGCCCAGGTCCCAGCACCTCAGATGGCCTGGGTGAAGGCCCGGCTCCTGGTGGAGGCTGGTCGGCCAGAGTCCCACAGGGCAACATCCCCGGAGGTCCCACCCTGAGGAGGCCGGGTCAGAACCCCACCACCATGGGCAACGAGAGCACCCCAGGACGACCCGCTCAGCTATTAGCCCCGCTGTCCTTCCAGAACCCGGTCTACCAGATGGCGGCCTGCCTGCCCGTGTCCCCTCGCGGGGTGACCGACTCGGGCTCAGAGTGCCACAGTTCTGTCAGTTCCCATAGCAACAATGAGGACGGACCGGCAGGAGGGAAGCACACCTTCTTGAACcacggtggaggaggaggaggtggaggcggaGGTGGGGGGAGCAGCGGAGACGAGTACACCAGGCGATCAGGGGAGTTCAACCGCCGACAGCTGTcactcacagaaacacagcacCAGCCCACTGTCCCCAGACAGAACAGCGCCGGCCCTCAGCGGAGGATAGACCAACCTCCGCCTCAGAGCATTACTCGGGGCCGCACACCTCCGAATCTGAACAGCGGACCCTACCCCCGGCCCTCCTCCGGCAACATGATGACATCTTCACCCGACTGGCCCGGCGCAGGCGCTCGATTACGACAGCAGTCCTCGTCCTCCAAGGGCGACAGTCCTGAGACCAAGCAGAGGGCTCAGCACAAACAG GCCCCCTCCCCAGTGAACCCCAGTGCGCTGGACCGCACAGCAGCCTGGCTATTGAATATGAATGTGCAGTATTTAGACCATGAGGGGATGGAGCCCGAGTCactgagaaacagagaggatCTGACTCAGGTGGAGAAG TACCAGCAGGAGATCGCCGTGCTGCAGGAGAAGCTGCGGGCGTCGGTGCAGAAGCTGGAGGAGTACGAGGCCCGGCTGAAGGGTCAGGACGAGCAGGCCCAGAAGGTGCTGATGGAGTACCAGGCCCGGCTGGAGGAGTCGGAGGAGCGCCTGCGCCGACAGCAGGACGACAAGGACCTGCAGATGAAGGGCATCATCAGCAG gTTAATGtcggtggaggaggagctgaagaaggatCACTCAGACATGCAGGCAGTGGTGGACTCCAAACAGAAGATCATCGACGCACAG gagaagCGTATCGCGTCGCTGGACGCCGCCAACGCCCGTCTGATGAGCGCCCTGACGCAGCTGAAGGAGCGCTACAGCATGCAGACCCGCAACGGCATCTCGCCCACCAACCCCACCAAACTGCAGATCACCGAGAACGGAGAGTTCAGGAACAGCAGCAACTGTTAG